A genome region from Arachidicoccus soli includes the following:
- a CDS encoding transglutaminase domain-containing protein, which translates to MQIERTHSWRKVGVQCLLLAMPTIFFAIVILYKLNEAYIILQNQWLYQGIFFLLGIFISLIFYGWRFRFTSTIITLGICYFIGYQIIEKYAIGEFDMFFFIVQYLIFLLVFSIGWLVGFGFSRWRFFTVIWILFLLAIEIILISKIQTISAEAIIITFAPVLLYAFYILYASELVRNLNEHQSSFSWFLAKRVSGFFLFAIAIFAIIFLMFRKDLMNIEHDWNKVQPDYQANKSNSQSMTKSNHDGTLSPNGQMPLSGSLSKTKQLVFVARLNNFFADGKTQNPLYFTADYYTRFDTVTQTFETDSLMPFNDLFKPDPSKVPLFFTKTDSLAIKNSQAIVDRSVVEAEIYKVALSPSDFLAPNTAFSVQPIPVPREYGSQYSSAYRAKMWVSSLNSAYFVYNPAGNTTLEDFQKMRFDLLRKDTSYLNIDTGFLQYYTSMPRGKSYQKIVALANQITLNDSIVIDKMLAIRNYFLSKDEFGQPLFKYTDNPGVPGLPSANKLDYFLFENRKGYCAYFAGATLFLLRSLGIPSRIATGFLTVDRSSKNPGWYWFYEDQAHAWVQVFFPGYGWIDFDTTVPDMNTQQAPQPDGTPPLGTQKVYFVGDGIIKKIDSTDKKLTLYVGKILYRDKSYTLKSVIPLQMNIAFARIATDTGVVNIGMLKKGAHISAASYNDRLNNIDIKRSKDTAAYILSQLKEPVSIDEVKIIDQSNVTQQNIGSRHSFLQSFNWQQIAVGCLVAIAFLLLLILLSPWLIWQYYQFRAKKNTHWSYRATLYYLNQLGYSRKMQSPESFAMLVDKKFSTNFSQLNRIYQKEKYSKNKPSAQEQQWSKDFFRLFIQSLRKQIPWKQRTSKFFNLYYTLNFFIKYV; encoded by the coding sequence ATGCAGATAGAAAGAACACATAGTTGGAGAAAAGTGGGTGTGCAATGCCTTTTGCTTGCAATGCCTACGATTTTTTTTGCCATTGTGATATTGTATAAACTGAATGAGGCTTACATTATTTTACAAAACCAGTGGCTCTATCAAGGTATTTTCTTTCTTTTAGGCATTTTTATTTCATTAATATTTTATGGTTGGAGGTTTAGATTTACGAGTACCATTATTACACTTGGCATTTGTTATTTTATCGGATATCAAATAATTGAAAAATATGCAATAGGAGAGTTCGATATGTTTTTCTTTATCGTTCAGTATTTAATATTTCTTTTAGTATTTTCGATAGGATGGCTAGTAGGCTTCGGTTTCAGCAGATGGCGCTTTTTTACAGTCATCTGGATTCTATTCTTATTAGCTATTGAAATAATTCTGATAAGTAAAATCCAAACTATTTCAGCTGAAGCTATCATTATAACTTTTGCACCAGTATTACTCTACGCTTTCTATATACTCTACGCATCGGAATTAGTACGAAATTTAAATGAACATCAATCTTCTTTTAGCTGGTTTTTGGCTAAAAGGGTAAGTGGTTTTTTCTTATTTGCCATTGCTATTTTTGCAATCATATTTTTAATGTTTCGAAAAGATTTAATGAATATTGAACATGATTGGAACAAGGTTCAACCAGATTATCAAGCCAACAAAAGCAATAGTCAAAGTATGACCAAGAGTAATCACGACGGCACTTTAAGCCCTAATGGGCAGATGCCTCTAAGTGGTTCCTTAAGCAAAACAAAGCAATTAGTTTTTGTCGCTAGATTAAATAATTTTTTTGCAGATGGCAAAACGCAAAACCCCTTGTATTTTACTGCAGATTATTATACCAGGTTTGATACTGTCACCCAAACTTTTGAAACAGATTCATTGATGCCTTTTAATGATTTGTTTAAACCCGATCCTTCCAAAGTGCCTTTGTTTTTTACAAAGACAGACAGTTTAGCAATTAAAAATTCGCAGGCCATTGTTGATAGATCTGTGGTAGAAGCAGAAATATATAAAGTAGCCTTGTCTCCATCAGATTTTCTAGCACCAAATACAGCTTTCTCTGTCCAGCCCATTCCTGTACCAAGAGAATATGGCAGTCAATACAGTTCTGCATATCGCGCAAAAATGTGGGTAAGCTCACTTAACAGCGCCTATTTTGTTTACAACCCTGCTGGCAATACCACCCTGGAAGATTTTCAAAAAATGCGTTTTGACCTTTTAAGAAAAGATACAAGTTACTTAAATATTGATACCGGTTTCTTGCAGTATTACACATCTATGCCAAGAGGAAAATCTTATCAAAAGATAGTTGCTTTAGCTAATCAAATAACATTAAATGATTCTATTGTTATCGACAAAATGTTAGCAATAAGAAATTATTTTTTAAGCAAAGATGAATTTGGGCAGCCGCTTTTCAAATACACAGACAATCCGGGTGTACCGGGTCTGCCAAGTGCGAATAAGCTAGATTACTTTTTATTTGAAAATAGAAAAGGTTACTGTGCCTATTTCGCCGGCGCCACTTTATTTTTACTTCGCTCTTTGGGTATTCCATCCAGAATTGCCACCGGTTTCTTGACAGTGGATAGAAGTAGTAAAAATCCCGGATGGTATTGGTTTTATGAAGATCAAGCGCATGCTTGGGTGCAGGTGTTTTTCCCTGGTTACGGGTGGATTGATTTTGACACAACCGTTCCGGATATGAATACACAACAAGCACCACAGCCAGACGGGACACCACCACTTGGCACGCAAAAAGTATATTTTGTAGGAGATGGAATAATCAAAAAAATAGACAGTACAGATAAAAAACTCACGCTTTACGTAGGGAAGATACTATACCGGGACAAAAGTTATACGCTGAAGTCTGTCATACCTTTGCAAATGAATATTGCATTTGCCAGAATAGCCACAGACACTGGCGTAGTAAACATAGGCATGCTGAAAAAAGGTGCGCATATCTCAGCCGCCTCTTATAACGATCGGCTAAATAATATTGACATTAAACGAAGTAAGGATACTGCCGCTTATATATTATCACAGCTAAAAGAACCTGTATCAATAGATGAAGTAAAAATAATCGATCAAAGTAATGTGACGCAACAAAATATTGGAAGCCGGCATTCATTCTTACAATCCTTTAACTGGCAGCAAATTGCTGTTGGATGTTTAGTCGCTATTGCATTCTTACTTCTGCTAATTCTGCTCTCTCCTTGGCTAATATGGCAGTATTATCAATTCAGGGCCAAAAAGAATACACATTGGTCTTATCGTGCCACTTTGTATTATTTAAATCAATTGGGGTATTCACGCAAAATGCAGTCTCCGGAAAGCTTTGCGATGCTGGTTGATAAAAAATTTTCGACTAATTTTTCACAACTAAACCGCATTTATCAAAAGGAGAAATATAGCAAGAATAAACCTTCTGCTCAAGAACAACAATGGTCTAAAGATTTTTTCAGGTTGTTTATTCAATCCTTAAGAAAGCAAATACCTTGGAAACAAAGAACTTCAAAGTTCTTCAACTTATATTATACACTTAATTTTTTCATCAAGTATGTTTAA
- a CDS encoding tetratricopeptide repeat protein, with protein MNRLIKVLGVSVCFTMFAPQMFAQATKANNDPDKEYKLAKEMYLKGQYSLAYPIFKTLNYSHPYTKSDVPVTKKIEAKFYTLACGLMLNQTSAENESIEFIRYEHSTPLVQMLSFQLGEYYFRKEKFTEALAYYEKAGTANLKNSEAAQLKFHEGYSYFTLQQFDKAEPLFNAIRQIPSNPNYVDANYYYGFIEFYKKNYDEALSALKIAEPNSYYNKIVPYYIAEIEYFKGDKEEALTYAQHVLEAGGQYYETNLKQLIGHILFEKKAYDKALPYLEDYITKSAKVKREDLYELSYCYYAAKRWDKAINGFKELGGKEDSLAQNSMYLLADAYLRTDQKTNARNAFLFCSLNSSNAQQKEISSFNYAKLSYELGYQDVALNELKKFVANYPQSTYNSEAKELLVAVLSNTNNYKDALRIIREIGAQSELVQRAYPRILYGRAVELVNDQNMSQAGQMINNIFNLPYNQQEVQPAYFWKGEIAYRQQHYEEAISALGFYLQDPQTYGDVNAADAYYTLGYAYMRKNEFAKAIDAFRHIATNADASSTEVQKDAYLREADCYFMQKNYQQASKIYDDIIQQGLPSADYAYYQKAIIAGAYGRVADKVAYLQSFDQKYKNSSLAVEANLQMAGAYMASENFSNAIAPLQKVINSNDNALKPDAYLNLGVAYFNMNNNDASLNSFQKLISNYPNSEQSNQALSYVKNIFVNLNEPDQYVAFMQKNGKTVSYSEQDSLSYTAAFRQYGNEDFSNAQKSFESYLTAFPQGQNSIEAHFYLAEIYNQQKDYTNALKNYEAVAQKAPNVFAEPATLQAARINYFQLGDFATAEQYYKQLKNIATSSDNKLESMRGLLRCQYKLQQWTDADANARELLQQKGIASDDQQMSNIIIAKNLQAAGSNEEAMADYKKVYAIGKSEYAAEARYRVAEILYNDAQYKSAESAAFDVINKAGSYDLWITKSYILLGDIYLKEKDLFNAEATLKSVVENATNDSLKMQAQQKLDTVLSLKEKKSKLNN; from the coding sequence ATGAACCGATTAATAAAAGTATTGGGTGTTTCAGTATGCTTTACCATGTTTGCACCGCAAATGTTTGCACAAGCGACCAAAGCCAATAATGATCCCGATAAAGAATACAAACTTGCTAAGGAAATGTATTTAAAGGGTCAATATAGCTTGGCTTATCCGATTTTTAAAACCTTAAATTATAGTCATCCTTATACAAAAAGCGATGTGCCGGTTACAAAAAAAATAGAGGCAAAGTTTTACACCTTAGCTTGTGGTTTGATGCTCAATCAAACATCAGCTGAAAATGAATCTATTGAATTTATTAGATATGAACACAGTACGCCATTGGTGCAAATGCTCTCTTTTCAGCTAGGTGAATATTATTTTAGGAAAGAGAAATTTACTGAGGCGTTGGCTTATTATGAAAAAGCTGGAACGGCAAACCTCAAAAATAGCGAAGCGGCACAACTCAAATTTCATGAAGGGTATAGCTATTTTACATTGCAACAATTTGATAAGGCAGAACCTTTGTTCAATGCAATCCGTCAAATACCTTCCAATCCTAATTATGTAGATGCCAATTATTATTATGGCTTTATTGAGTTTTACAAAAAGAATTATGATGAAGCATTAAGTGCACTGAAAATTGCAGAGCCAAATAGTTATTACAACAAAATTGTACCCTATTATATTGCAGAAATTGAATATTTCAAAGGAGATAAGGAAGAGGCGCTGACCTATGCACAGCATGTATTAGAGGCAGGTGGCCAATATTATGAAACTAATTTAAAACAATTAATCGGTCATATTTTATTTGAGAAAAAAGCGTATGATAAGGCATTGCCTTATCTGGAAGATTATATTACTAAGAGCGCCAAAGTAAAACGTGAGGATTTATATGAATTATCTTACTGTTATTATGCGGCAAAACGCTGGGATAAAGCCATTAATGGTTTTAAGGAATTGGGTGGTAAAGAAGATTCTTTGGCACAAAACAGTATGTATTTGTTAGCCGATGCATATTTGCGCACCGATCAAAAAACGAACGCAAGAAATGCATTCTTGTTTTGTTCACTTAATAGTAGCAATGCACAACAGAAAGAAATTTCTTCTTTTAATTATGCAAAACTTTCCTATGAATTAGGGTATCAAGATGTAGCTCTTAATGAATTGAAGAAATTTGTTGCTAATTACCCTCAATCTACTTATAATTCAGAGGCGAAAGAATTGCTTGTAGCTGTTTTATCCAATACCAATAATTACAAGGATGCGTTAAGAATCATAAGGGAAATAGGAGCACAAAGTGAATTGGTACAACGTGCTTACCCCCGTATTTTATATGGCCGTGCCGTAGAGTTAGTGAATGATCAAAATATGTCGCAGGCAGGACAAATGATAAATAATATTTTTAATTTGCCATATAATCAGCAAGAAGTACAGCCGGCATATTTTTGGAAAGGTGAGATTGCTTATCGTCAACAACATTATGAGGAAGCAATAAGCGCTTTGGGTTTTTATTTACAAGATCCGCAAACTTATGGTGATGTAAATGCTGCTGATGCATATTATACCTTGGGTTATGCTTATATGCGTAAAAATGAATTCGCAAAAGCAATTGATGCGTTTAGGCATATTGCAACAAATGCAGATGCCTCTTCAACAGAAGTACAAAAAGATGCTTATTTGCGAGAAGCGGATTGTTATTTTATGCAAAAGAATTATCAGCAAGCTTCTAAAATTTACGATGACATTATTCAGCAAGGATTGCCTTCTGCTGATTATGCATATTATCAAAAAGCCATCATAGCGGGCGCTTACGGCAGAGTTGCAGATAAGGTGGCTTACCTGCAATCATTTGATCAAAAATATAAAAATTCTTCCTTAGCAGTGGAAGCCAATTTGCAAATGGCGGGAGCATATATGGCTAGTGAGAATTTTTCAAATGCGATTGCTCCTTTACAGAAAGTAATTAATTCAAATGATAATGCGTTAAAGCCGGATGCATATTTGAATTTAGGTGTGGCATATTTTAATATGAACAACAATGATGCATCTTTAAATAGTTTTCAAAAACTTATTTCAAATTACCCGAATTCAGAACAAAGTAATCAGGCTCTGTCTTATGTAAAGAATATTTTTGTAAACCTAAATGAGCCGGATCAATATGTTGCCTTTATGCAAAAAAATGGTAAAACGGTTAGCTATTCAGAGCAAGATTCCCTGAGCTATACAGCAGCATTTAGACAATATGGCAATGAGGATTTTTCGAATGCACAAAAGAGTTTTGAAAGTTATTTGACTGCATTTCCACAAGGACAAAATAGTATTGAAGCACATTTTTATCTTGCCGAAATATACAATCAACAAAAGGATTATACGAATGCCTTAAAAAATTATGAAGCTGTTGCACAGAAAGCGCCTAATGTATTTGCTGAACCTGCAACGCTACAAGCCGCTCGTATCAATTATTTCCAGTTAGGTGATTTTGCCACCGCAGAACAATATTATAAACAATTAAAAAATATTGCAACCTCTTCAGATAATAAATTAGAAAGCATGCGAGGTTTGCTTCGTTGCCAATATAAACTGCAACAATGGACAGATGCTGATGCGAATGCAAGGGAATTGCTTCAGCAAAAAGGTATTGCATCTGACGATCAGCAAATGTCCAATATTATAATTGCGAAAAATTTGCAGGCAGCAGGAAGTAATGAAGAAGCGATGGCTGATTATAAAAAAGTATATGCTATTGGCAAATCGGAATATGCTGCTGAAGCAAGATATCGTGTCGCTGAAATATTGTATAATGATGCACAATATAAATCGGCAGAATCTGCAGCTTTTGATGTAATTAATAAAGCCGGCTCTTACGACTTATGGATTACGAAATCTTACATTTTGCTAGGCGATATTTATTTAAAAGAGAAAGACTTGTTTAATGCGGAAGCGACATTGAAAAGTGTGGTAGAAAATGCGACAAATGATAGTTTAAAAATGCAAGCACAACAAAAGCTAGATACCGTATTGTCTCTAAAAGAAAAGAAGAGTAAATTAAATAATTAA
- a CDS encoding TonB-dependent receptor, translating to MFSKNLCWRQCLKFGVLLLLILFSLGSVQAQSRHRRKHRVKHPVKKHAVIHKRHAVVAVRSAEQKKDTATIPDAITSKNFTVTSAFTPSLRDASKINFSATTALPSPEKIPLSYNVPAQNLSFTYQPSFLRPLAANIDTASVWRNTDFVKLGYGNYSTPYLEGGFSFGDGYNSAITLHAKHVSSKGNLPLQQFSKTGIDASGVFALGEKNELEARAYFDHNNQYEYGGLIPGVNYDKDSLQRRYNDIGVKIGLNNKVKNTSAIDYRPTIAIDAFSGNRDEHESTLIIDAPFAKKISETFSAKLGITANISSYKADTSTVNNHLVYLSPSIAVNRPNFKLNVGVIPSFDNSSFHLLPNVTLDAKLRDERFIVQAGWIGYYNANTYRSLTRYNPWIEVPNNFYNTRVIEAYGGFKGAAGDHFTYNARASVLSLKDVPLFLNNVSGAREFAVLNESKMNDFRLHGELGYNAKEDFSLLVGLTMNNYTGLKNNAEPWGLVPIELTGSLHWNVLKHLLLKSDISINNGAQYQDASGQKQRLKGAADWNVGAEYHLIKNWDLWLQVNNLLNNKYERWVNYPVLGTNILGGIIFNFGDLKK from the coding sequence ATGTTTTCGAAGAACCTATGTTGGCGACAATGCCTTAAATTTGGCGTGTTGTTATTGCTTATATTGTTCAGCTTGGGCAGTGTGCAGGCACAAAGCAGACACCGCAGGAAGCATAGAGTAAAGCATCCTGTAAAGAAACATGCTGTGATTCATAAAAGACATGCAGTGGTCGCTGTTAGGTCTGCCGAGCAGAAAAAAGATACGGCAACAATTCCAGATGCGATTACGAGTAAGAATTTTACTGTGACCTCTGCGTTTACGCCGAGTTTGCGTGATGCGTCTAAAATCAATTTCAGCGCTACAACTGCATTGCCATCGCCGGAAAAAATACCTTTAAGTTATAACGTGCCTGCGCAAAATTTATCTTTTACTTATCAACCATCCTTCTTGCGACCTTTAGCAGCAAACATAGATACTGCCTCTGTTTGGAGAAATACTGACTTTGTAAAACTTGGTTATGGAAATTATTCGACACCATATCTTGAAGGTGGATTTTCTTTCGGAGACGGTTATAATTCTGCCATTACTTTGCACGCTAAACATGTTTCTTCCAAAGGTAATTTGCCTTTGCAACAGTTTTCTAAAACTGGTATTGATGCGAGTGGAGTTTTTGCTTTAGGAGAAAAAAATGAATTAGAGGCACGTGCCTATTTCGACCATAATAATCAATATGAATATGGAGGGTTAATTCCTGGAGTCAATTATGATAAAGACAGCTTACAACGCCGTTATAATGATATAGGTGTGAAAATTGGACTAAACAATAAAGTGAAAAATACTTCAGCAATTGATTATCGTCCTACAATTGCTATTGATGCGTTTTCTGGTAACAGAGATGAACATGAATCTACCTTGATAATAGATGCACCTTTTGCAAAAAAAATAAGCGAGACATTTAGCGCTAAATTGGGTATTACCGCTAATATCTCAAGTTATAAGGCCGACACATCTACTGTCAATAATCATTTAGTATATCTGAGCCCGTCGATAGCAGTGAATCGCCCCAACTTTAAGTTGAATGTAGGGGTCATCCCGTCTTTTGATAACAGTAGTTTTCATTTGTTGCCAAATGTGACTTTAGATGCGAAGCTACGTGATGAACGTTTTATTGTACAAGCAGGTTGGATTGGTTATTATAATGCAAATACTTATCGTTCTCTAACCAGATACAATCCTTGGATTGAGGTGCCTAACAATTTTTATAATACGCGAGTAATAGAGGCTTACGGTGGATTTAAAGGCGCGGCAGGTGATCATTTTACCTATAATGCGAGAGCTTCTGTCCTAAGTTTAAAAGATGTGCCTTTATTTTTAAATAATGTTTCTGGCGCTCGTGAATTTGCTGTTTTGAATGAATCCAAGATGAATGATTTTCGCCTTCATGGTGAATTGGGTTATAATGCAAAAGAAGATTTTTCATTGCTGGTTGGTCTTACAATGAACAATTATACCGGTCTCAAAAATAATGCAGAACCTTGGGGTCTTGTCCCCATTGAATTGACAGGTTCTTTACACTGGAATGTGTTGAAGCATCTATTACTTAAAAGCGATATTTCTATAAACAATGGTGCTCAATATCAAGATGCCAGTGGTCAAAAACAACGCCTGAAGGGGGCGGCAGATTGGAATGTCGGGGCAGAATATCATTTAATTAAGAACTGGGATTTGTGGCTGCAAGTGAATAATCTTCTGAACAACAAATACGAACGTTGGGTTAATTATCCAGTTTTGGGTACGAATATTTTGGGGGGCATTATCTTTAACTTTGGAGATTTGAAAAAATAA
- a CDS encoding tetratricopeptide repeat protein, with the protein MSVTKYYKSSVKKIFSIFLILPFFQQVIAQKNEAARYEIDTKRRGIELTDDAALLRGKEFERLDSTYYVGYLLEGYYKYNHSADYLGYKNAIPTLLKAKELMEKDFNPMLKNMFSNLDYLTQNYNRFQDYYSICNALKECYDNIEMPDSVMSLLNHIATYHFKKDFFGIYYHRAWTYHRNRIFTSAKYSFLKNSVGANERMAFKYCYEGLAFIKENEKENDEWFGQNQALADDLQIYHYLALLHCYNKNYDSSFYYYNILAQYGLISWNNYAGFQTEIGNFSNAQTFFKRDLSISYSGENVLKEPYYYLPELYIYAGRTEDAISLSNRIIQQNGSRPGFGWYNIALSRSYMYNDQLDSAENALDKAADFKELHIGTTLTQEQYEFTINLLRVNLLDRRIEELKFLHSNWWYSPTTLFKMAKLKWQKLMAEYNTCIELAYNPDRSRMVYDLFCSESTTTFDEAWYLMKDFNPKFFAKKYHNYQTTDKRENIQRYFKLFEAKFNYEDGRYKIAEQELENILSNTKLDSENEKLFLGRLYEAASRVYKISRNQYSRSFYNNLLLETYPQLIPFSNIRIPMRLETSGVDDETTEEIKRQLSHVNIDWTDKEKTPLVSIYFERRGDKYQATINVKSNTNIQVVSNRKLVFSSANNNVGNEIALRIFGKGGNVVFEEGSEY; encoded by the coding sequence ATGTCAGTGACTAAGTATTATAAATCCTCAGTCAAGAAAATCTTTTCCATTTTTTTGATACTTCCTTTTTTTCAGCAAGTAATTGCTCAGAAAAATGAAGCAGCCCGTTATGAAATAGACACAAAACGAAGAGGCATAGAGCTTACAGACGATGCAGCGTTATTACGAGGTAAGGAATTTGAGCGCCTGGACAGCACCTATTATGTGGGTTATTTATTAGAAGGATACTATAAGTATAATCATAGTGCCGACTATTTAGGATATAAGAATGCGATACCCACTTTGCTAAAAGCAAAAGAACTGATGGAAAAGGATTTTAATCCTATGTTGAAGAATATGTTTTCCAATCTTGATTATTTAACTCAGAACTACAATCGCTTTCAAGATTATTACAGTATTTGTAATGCACTAAAAGAGTGTTACGACAATATAGAAATGCCAGATTCAGTCATGTCTTTACTCAATCATATCGCCACTTATCATTTCAAAAAAGATTTTTTTGGCATTTACTATCATCGTGCATGGACCTATCACCGTAACCGTATTTTTACTTCAGCTAAATATTCTTTCTTAAAAAATTCAGTAGGTGCAAATGAAAGAATGGCATTTAAATATTGCTATGAAGGATTGGCGTTTATAAAAGAAAATGAGAAAGAAAATGATGAATGGTTTGGCCAGAATCAGGCATTGGCGGATGACTTACAAATTTATCATTATCTCGCCTTGCTACATTGTTACAATAAAAATTATGATAGCAGTTTTTATTATTACAATATTTTAGCTCAATATGGATTGATTTCCTGGAATAACTATGCAGGCTTTCAAACAGAAATTGGCAATTTTTCAAATGCACAAACTTTTTTTAAACGCGATTTAAGTATTAGTTATAGTGGAGAAAATGTTTTAAAAGAACCTTATTATTATTTGCCTGAATTATATATATACGCAGGGCGAACAGAAGATGCGATAAGCCTCAGTAATCGTATTATTCAACAAAATGGTTCGCGTCCGGGATTCGGTTGGTACAACATAGCATTGAGTCGATCCTACATGTACAACGATCAGTTAGATAGTGCGGAAAATGCGTTGGATAAAGCAGCAGATTTTAAGGAACTGCATATCGGTACAACACTCACACAAGAACAATATGAATTTACCATCAATCTCTTACGTGTAAACCTGTTGGACAGAAGGATTGAAGAGTTGAAATTCTTACATAGTAACTGGTGGTACTCACCTACCACGCTATTTAAAATGGCTAAGTTGAAATGGCAAAAGCTTATGGCGGAGTATAATACTTGTATAGAACTCGCATACAATCCAGATCGAAGCAGAATGGTCTATGATTTATTCTGTTCAGAGTCAACTACTACATTTGATGAGGCCTGGTATTTAATGAAAGATTTTAACCCAAAATTTTTTGCAAAAAAATATCACAACTACCAAACGACAGATAAGCGTGAAAATATTCAGCGTTATTTCAAATTGTTTGAAGCAAAATTTAATTACGAAGATGGTCGCTATAAAATAGCTGAACAAGAACTAGAAAATATACTTTCTAATACAAAACTAGATTCTGAGAATGAAAAATTATTTTTAGGACGTTTGTATGAAGCCGCTTCCAGAGTGTATAAAATTTCCAGAAACCAGTACAGCCGCTCTTTCTACAATAATTTACTCTTAGAGACATATCCGCAATTAATTCCTTTTTCTAATATAAGAATCCCCATGCGTCTAGAAACTAGTGGAGTTGATGATGAGACAACAGAGGAAATTAAACGACAATTATCGCATGTAAATATTGATTGGACTGACAAAGAAAAAACACCTTTAGTATCCATCTATTTTGAAAGAAGAGGAGATAAATATCAAGCCACCATTAATGTAAAGAGTAATACTAATATACAAGTTGTAAGCAATAGAAAACTGGTATTTTCATCCGCGAATAATAATGTAGGCAATGAAATCGCTTTGCGCATATTTGGCAAAGGAGGGAACGTGGTCTTTGAAGAGGGAAGCGAATATTGA
- a CDS encoding AAA family ATPase produces the protein MENTFIDINLNSNIEYIQKLICNIEKVIRGKRSQIQLIITALIAGGHVLMEDNPGTGKTVMAKTLAHSIHANANNELAVFKRIQFTPDLLPMDLIGTHIFNEERKDFIFKRGPLFCNVLLADEINRASPKVQSALLECMAENQITVGESTYPLEKLFFTIATQNPIEMEGTYPLPAAQLDRFFMKIHFGYVDEVTELSIYENYSSIQKNQEIVDPVLTVDEILLLQQTAQAIFIHPELVKAVRNIVVATRESDDIVLGASTRSGIAFLKCLKAFALVNKRDFVTEDDIQKLAHSVLDHRITYRNKEAKQKLLSLIVESEMSRLSKLNLSGK, from the coding sequence ATGGAAAACACATTTATCGATATAAACCTGAATAGCAATATTGAATATATTCAAAAACTTATTTGCAATATAGAAAAAGTAATTAGGGGTAAACGATCACAAATCCAATTGATAATAACTGCCCTAATCGCTGGAGGGCATGTTTTAATGGAAGACAATCCCGGTACCGGAAAGACGGTAATGGCAAAAACCTTGGCGCATAGCATTCACGCAAATGCCAATAATGAATTAGCTGTATTTAAACGCATCCAGTTCACCCCCGATTTATTACCGATGGACTTAATAGGTACACATATCTTTAATGAAGAAAGGAAGGATTTTATTTTCAAAAGAGGGCCATTGTTTTGCAATGTCTTACTTGCGGATGAAATAAATCGCGCTTCTCCAAAAGTACAATCTGCGCTTCTAGAATGTATGGCCGAAAATCAAATTACTGTTGGCGAATCTACTTATCCGTTAGAAAAGTTATTTTTTACCATTGCAACGCAAAATCCAATAGAAATGGAAGGTACATACCCATTGCCGGCCGCGCAATTGGATAGATTTTTCATGAAAATACATTTCGGTTATGTCGATGAAGTAACAGAACTGTCTATTTATGAAAACTACTCCTCTATTCAAAAAAATCAAGAAATAGTAGATCCGGTTTTAACCGTAGATGAAATTTTATTGCTTCAACAAACAGCTCAAGCAATATTTATACACCCCGAATTAGTAAAAGCTGTGCGCAATATCGTAGTAGCTACCCGCGAAAGCGATGATATTGTTTTAGGCGCTTCTACAAGAAGTGGTATTGCATTTCTAAAATGCTTGAAAGCTTTTGCTTTGGTAAATAAAAGAGATTTTGTAACAGAGGATGATATACAAAAATTAGCTCATTCGGTACTGGATCATCGTATTACCTATCGCAATAAAGAAGCAAAACAAAAATTATTGTCTTTAATTGTAGAAAGTGAAATGAGCAGATTAAGTAAATTAAATCTGAGCGGCAAATAA